The Silene latifolia isolate original U9 population chromosome Y, ASM4854445v1, whole genome shotgun sequence sequence TGTTTCTCGCGTCTCGTAATGTTATTCAACTACGGATAGTGTAAAAaagttttcatttttattttattaaacaTAGAAAGAGGTCAATTATTTTGAGATGAACTAAAAAGTAAATAGGTACAACATAAATCAATGGAATGTTATTTGTAGTCCAATTAATTGGTTACTTGAATATGTGCTCCTTAAATGTGAGATTTTATGCGGCTTTACCATACAGTGTACTGCCTGAAGACAACTGGTTCAACGACGTATGTCAAGATGCAATCGAGACACTGAGTGGAAGACCACGAGCAAACGATGGAGAACGCGAGATGAACAGCCCTACCGCGTCTCTCTCTGCACAGTCGGTTTCATCTACCAGATCACATGGCAGCTCGTAGGCGTCATAGTTGCTGATCGTGTCTCATCTGTACATTACAATGGAAATGAGTGCCTCTTTGACAGCATTTCTTTGTCCATAgaaattgtttggttttgtttaTTTTTAACTTTTGGCCTTTCAACATCCTTCTTCAGTTCTTTGTGTTACCCTAGCGCTCTATATCCTGTAATTTTGTAGCTCTTATTCTCTTAATGACACTGAGGCTTCAGCCTTCAGGTTAGGAATTCTTTCTCAACCGTATGTGAACATAAAATTTGTATAACCACATGTACTATGGTTCATTACTATTGCAGCATAGTAATATTTGTTTAAGATAATCCTAGGTCTTCTGTTTGACTCTACGGAACGCCATCATCACCGGAAAAGAAGCATAATAATTGCAAAATTAATTTGTGAAGCGTCATGCTATAGATGCAACAATAATGAATTGTGGCTTACAAGATACGGAGTACTTCTTTCGtccaattcatttgtttacatttgattaaaattaactctcacaaagaataaaaaaggtaaataaatgattaggaAAAAAGTATACAAATGGCCTTAAACGAATTACCGGAAAATAATCATTCATGGTGACGAGAACGTAAATTTTAATTATTTGGAATTCTACAATGGCGGAGGAGAAATAATTAGAAGAAAAGGGAACAACAATATTCCTCGATAACAAGGGTAAAATAAGAGTAAAGAATGCTTTTGCATCTCGGCAACAATGCCCTCTAGACCAATAACTCGGAACATAGTGTACACACATGAATTGAATGTAAACAAAAAAAGCCTGTCTGGAACAGGCTAAAGTTGATAAGAATCCCAACATCAGTTGGGCTTCAATGCTGATCTCGGGGAGCCAAATTCAATTGTTTACTCCCCAACATTCATACCAAAACCaaatttgtaatctttcttccagTGATCAAGCTGCATTGTTGCATGACAAAGTCAGAACTTAAAACGCGGATGCGCTGATATGAAAACAATGTTATGTGCACCATAGTCCATTCAGAGGAAAGGGAGGGCGAAAAAAAGAGGGAAGACCATTAAGAGGAGTACTGCAATCACCTTTtctttggttctggattatgatagaataaaacaaaataaatcgCTAGATCTTTTTTTCTAATAGCGAAGTAGCAATCAATGCAATATTCATAATCGGTCACCAAAAACAACCTTTCTATGTCAAACGCGCAGAGTAAGGCTGTGTATGTCCATTCAAATAATCACGAGGACCGTGTCCCAGTTTATGGGTTATGTTCGTCTTAACTACTAAGGTCATGACTTCCTTGGTAGCAGAACTATATGATCACTTGATCACATTATCTGAAGCCAAACTAGAAAACGAATCAATCGCTTCCAAACTTTAACTTGCAAAGATAACACACACCTTATCAAGTGTTCAAGTGCAGAAAAAAAGAACTACTGGCTTCTTATTATGACCACAAACGTTTAGACGACAGTATCTCTGCCCTAGGAATTTTAGAATACAGGCAAGCCATAGGATTAGCGAAGTTGCCTGAGAAAAAAAAATGTCAGGCACATTAAACTCACCTCAGCGGAAAGTAAGAATCCAAGCCCTGGACTAAGTCTCTCTTCAAGAAACGCTGTGGCACATCCATTTGAATCTATCTTCCCTCTTACACGAGCCTGTATAGAGAAAGGAGGGGTATAAATACTATTGCACCTTTTCTATACAGAGTATCTTGAACAAATCGaatcccctatctactaaaagaataggtgaatCTAGAGATTTTCCCGCTCAAATCATTTAACCTATAAATTAGGCCGAACATTTTTGGATATTTTATATGTGGGCCTTACTATGCTCTATAACTTTTATGCGTCAATCTTTGTAGAGAAATGTATTCTACCCATTATTTTGGACTACTACACATTTTACGTGTGATGTATTCTATCATATAATATCAGACTactatatattttattaatatttatcatcaaattttaaccataaatgtatttaacatttAAGAATTGTAGACTACAacattaaattttaaaagttacTGTGATTTTTACCTCTTATCAATAATCATTAATATTTACCtctttttttggtgatttttttttacctttaacaCGAACACGAAAATagaaattaattttattttatttcttaatactaatcaTTAATAATTGTAGAATATTATATTAAATTTAATGTTAAGTTGCTAAATGTTAATTTCTCTAAATATTTACAATCTAAAAAATCCGTGCATTtgcacgggatctaaactagtttctATTTACACCATTAAAATTGTCCAAATCCTCCAAAGAGGTAAACCAGAAAAGTAAAGGGCCGAGTGTGTACACATCGTAGGTTGTTCAATGATTAGtcattcgaaaaaaaaagagcaTGTATTCCAGCTTAATTCAAGTCCCTTCGAAAGTTTTACTTTGAACAGTAGAGCTATGACTTCACTTAAAATCAACATATGCAACATCCATAAAGGCTTCGTTAACCTAAAGACCTTCCCGGCGTTAGTTAAAAGACTGACAGTGAGAGTTATAAAAGGGGGAGGTGGGTAATACACTTGCaaaacaacaagtcattcaacaactTTTGCCTGCGGAAGTGTGAAAGGGTGAGGGAGTAGATTGTATTTAGCAAAGTTTAATCATGGATGGGAGGCCGAAGGGATACCTGGCGAAGTATTGCGTCATAACCAACACTAGCTGTGACATCTCTAGACAAATAGTTGTACACTAATTCCGTCGCAAGTGAAACCTACATCATACACAAGTCAGCAAGCTTCCAGGAAAATTTTGTGGAACTTGGCAGAGATTATGCAGTTAATATACAGTCAACTCACCTTCTCAGATGCCTTCTGAACGTAGCTAAGGGCAACCATACCAGTGCTAGCTACTTGACCAGTTGCAACCTACAAATGTAGCAGAAAACACGACAAAATGCAAACCGAAAGTACTCTTGTCTAGACAAATCTTTTCTACTGCAGATATAGTTTGTTTGCTAAGTTAACTATAAAAATCACCCTTGTTAGAACCAAGAGTTAAGTCATTCCCTCAATTGACTCAGCACTACAATAGGGTTTGATCAACTTTACCATTCTACAAAGGGACCGAAAAGACATAGTTGGCATGCAGGACTTCTTATCTTACCCTACGAAACTCTCTTCTATATCATGCAGAACCCAACCAAGTAGTTGACTTACAAAACGGCAACAAAATGAAAGAGAGACAAAAAAGAGGGTACATAAGGGAGGAGCCCAATTGATAAACTAAACCATTTAATATACTGATATAGTATTCTTATGGAAGGAAAAAAGAAGTACCATTTTATCGTTGCTATATCGAGCAGCGTAGCCTACACCAGATTTTCTATGTTGACCAGTGTAGAAAAGTTCACCACCCAAAGAAAGATTCGGGGTCACACTCTGTCAAGATAGTCCGAGAAAACGTGAGAAAATTAACGAAGTAAAAATATGTATGAGTTCGTCgtcagagaaaaaaaaaatacaaaaaatgatACAGTTATACTGAGACAATTAAAGCTTGACATAAATACCTGTATGTAGCTAACCCCCAAAAGCGCACCACCCCCAAATTGAAACTGTGCCCTATAATCAGTTCCCTGAGGAAGAAACCGCCAAAAGACCCAACATATAAGAACATAAACATTGCAACTCAGTAGAACTTCCCTGGATAATTATAATCAATAGATTTTTTATAAATGCTGAAGTATGTTTCCATTTCCAATGGAGCCAGAGACTCATTACACATTGGTTCTGGATAAGATGGAATAGAGCAAAATGACTAACTAAAGGTGGGGCACTACTTTTTATTATAAAGTATTAGTCCTTCGATGCAGTGACCGACACAGTTTTCATCTTGAGCATTCCGAAACAGCCTCTTTGTATTGCTAACACGAGGGTAAGGCTGGGTAGGTTTGATCCCTCTTCCTTACACCGCACTTTGCAGGCAATTGTGGGAACCATTGAGGCACTACGGTTATGTTGCTGTCGCTGAAGTATGTCGTGTTATAAAAGACGTGGAAAAGTGTGCCGACAATTACAGCCTCAATGCATATGCCAGACACAAGTGAGCTTATTTGATGCACTTAACTATGATGAAACGGAAACATCGATCATATGATGAGCACTAAAGCAGAAACAGCATCTAAGAACCCAAACTACCAAAATATCAGGAGCAGTCCCTCTATAAAAACCCCACAGAAAGGAGTCAGACATCACACATAGGTTGAGAATATCTATCCTTTCCGCCTTTTTTCCTATCCAAAGGCACCCTAAATTTTACAAGAAGCTACTAGACCTACGTTACCTTATTTAACTTTAATTGAGGGGGGAAATTAAGATAAGAAGAGAGAGGGATATGAAGCTCTTACCTTATAGTCAAGGGTACCAATTGCATGGGACATGTGAGGCTCACTTGTAAGCTGGAAAACAACAAGAACTATTAGCTAGAATCGAATCATCTATGAGGTATGCAATgttgtttaaaaaaa is a genomic window containing:
- the LOC141633156 gene encoding mitochondrial import receptor subunit TOM40-1-like, whose translation is MSATPITKPTTLGPIPTDSPKIDEHVGYKNLPCPIPYEEIHREALMSLKPDVFEGARFDYNKALSPKFFLSHSVSMGPMEVPTQSPETLKIPTSNYEFGANYIDPQLMLIGRITHEGRLSARLKYDLLDDLTLKANGQLTSEPHMSHAIGTLDYKGTDYRAQFQFGGGALLGVSYIQSVTPNLSLGGELFYTGQHRKSGVGYAARYSNDKMVATGQVASTGMVALSYVQKASEKVSLATELVYNYLSRDVTASVGYDAILRQARVRGKIDSNGCATAFLEERLSPGLGFLLSAELDHWKKDYKFGFGMNVGE